In the Carboxydothermus hydrogenoformans Z-2901 genome, one interval contains:
- a CDS encoding 4Fe-4S dicluster domain-containing protein — MPKYAMVIDMTKCAACQACTVACEAEWGLPPGEKFTRLEERETGSFPNVRREFLLIQCQHCDNAPCIEVCPTGATYKREDGIVLVDDKRCAGCKYCMVACPYQARVINHEKGVPEKCRFCYHRVEQGKKPACVSTCIGEARYFGDLDDPNDEIHRIIQQKQAKPLRGDLGTKPSIYYVR; from the coding sequence ATGCCTAAGTATGCTATGGTAATTGACATGACCAAATGCGCTGCCTGTCAGGCGTGCACCGTTGCCTGTGAAGCGGAATGGGGGCTACCCCCCGGGGAAAAATTTACCCGGCTGGAAGAACGGGAAACGGGCAGTTTTCCCAATGTTCGGCGGGAGTTTTTATTAATTCAATGCCAGCATTGCGACAATGCCCCCTGTATTGAAGTTTGCCCTACCGGAGCGACATATAAAAGGGAGGACGGCATAGTGCTGGTAGATGATAAGCGCTGTGCCGGCTGCAAATACTGCATGGTGGCCTGTCCTTACCAGGCCCGGGTCATAAATCACGAAAAAGGTGTGCCGGAAAAGTGCCGGTTTTGCTATCACCGGGTAGAGCAGGGGAAAAAGCCGGCCTGCGTCTCTACCTGTATTGGCGAAGCCCGGTATTTTGGGGACTTAGATGATCCCAACGACGAAATTCACCGGATTATTCAGCAAAAACAGGCAAAACCCTTGCGGGGGGATTTGGGCACCAAACCCTCCATCTACTACGTACGCTAA
- a CDS encoding molybdopterin-containing oxidoreductase family protein, whose product MKLTRRSFLKASAATGALAALSGGVMSFERWAAKAAETGEVKLIPSICEMCGTKCGIIVKVKNGRVVKIEGNKEHPNGKGKICARGNAGMKLLYDPDRLKQPLKKEGDRFVPISWEQAFREIGEKLKEIKAKYGPEALVWSTHPELAYDYEVIFNQAFGSPNLSAHAPTCYSPRNVAYKTMYGEVPTVDYGNVKYYISCGRNLVEGINVSQVTGIMKAKEKGAKLIALDPRYSNFAALASEWVPIRPGTDLAFLLAMIHLIIKNEWYDKEFVKNYTIGFEEVAAEVEKYTPKWAEEITGIPAATIERITEEFAKAKPAAVVDPGWHTSRYMNSTEMVRAGAVINALMGNLGMKGGLKFPKYKFTKVEEREGLWPKLEKPKAKRFDGAGGEKWPLAKGLGMIQMLPEHILSGQPYPIKAYIVNHHNPVRSAGNSQKWIEALKKLELLVVIDVQMSETAMMAHYVLPESTYLERFDPPQIAGNAVALRQPAVKPLHNTMGVDDIIKELAHEAGIGQYFNFTLEQFSDQMLKPFNVTFKQLVEKGVIALDDGKTEYKVPEIKTESGKIELASSAFEKAGAKKVPTWVPPGVTEGNGKLRFLHGHTAVHTHTSTFNNEYLHALMPENVLWINTRTAEKLGIKNGDLVEVKSDYGKVTIKAKVTEAIHPDAVFMVHGFGGFSPYQKKAYKKGASTSFIIPCHVEPVSGASADCEVLVEVRKVGGGANA is encoded by the coding sequence ATGAAGCTTACCCGGAGGAGCTTTTTAAAAGCTTCTGCTGCTACCGGTGCCCTGGCAGCCTTATCCGGCGGAGTGATGTCTTTTGAACGCTGGGCGGCTAAGGCGGCGGAAACCGGGGAGGTAAAATTGATTCCCAGCATCTGCGAAATGTGCGGTACCAAATGCGGCATCATCGTTAAAGTAAAAAATGGCCGGGTGGTAAAAATCGAAGGCAACAAAGAACACCCCAATGGTAAGGGTAAAATTTGTGCCCGGGGTAATGCCGGTATGAAGCTTTTGTACGACCCGGACCGGTTAAAGCAGCCCTTAAAGAAAGAAGGGGACAGGTTTGTGCCGATTTCCTGGGAACAGGCTTTTCGTGAAATCGGCGAAAAACTAAAAGAAATAAAGGCCAAATACGGCCCGGAAGCTTTGGTTTGGAGTACCCATCCGGAGCTGGCTTACGATTATGAAGTAATCTTTAATCAGGCGTTTGGTTCGCCAAACTTGAGTGCCCATGCTCCGACCTGTTACTCTCCGCGAAATGTGGCTTATAAAACAATGTACGGAGAAGTTCCTACCGTTGACTACGGCAATGTTAAATACTACATTTCCTGCGGGCGTAACCTGGTAGAAGGGATAAACGTAAGCCAGGTTACCGGCATCATGAAGGCCAAGGAAAAAGGGGCCAAACTTATCGCCCTGGATCCCCGGTATTCCAATTTTGCGGCCCTTGCTTCCGAATGGGTGCCGATAAGACCGGGAACCGACCTTGCATTCTTACTGGCAATGATTCACCTCATCATTAAAAACGAATGGTACGATAAAGAGTTTGTAAAAAATTACACAATTGGCTTTGAAGAAGTAGCGGCGGAAGTGGAGAAATACACTCCGAAGTGGGCCGAGGAGATAACCGGTATTCCGGCAGCAACGATTGAACGGATTACCGAAGAATTTGCCAAGGCCAAACCGGCAGCGGTGGTAGATCCCGGCTGGCATACCTCGCGTTACATGAACAGTACCGAAATGGTAAGAGCCGGAGCGGTAATCAACGCCCTTATGGGTAACCTTGGTATGAAAGGTGGCCTGAAATTCCCCAAATATAAATTTACCAAAGTAGAAGAGCGGGAAGGTCTCTGGCCGAAATTAGAAAAACCGAAGGCTAAACGGTTTGACGGTGCCGGTGGGGAAAAATGGCCGTTGGCCAAAGGCCTTGGGATGATTCAAATGTTACCGGAGCACATTTTGTCCGGTCAGCCTTATCCGATTAAAGCATACATTGTCAACCACCACAATCCGGTGCGCTCGGCCGGTAATTCCCAGAAATGGATTGAAGCTTTAAAGAAATTAGAGCTGTTAGTAGTTATTGATGTGCAGATGAGCGAAACTGCCATGATGGCCCATTACGTTTTACCCGAATCCACGTACCTGGAACGGTTTGACCCGCCGCAGATTGCTGGTAATGCCGTTGCTCTGCGGCAGCCGGCGGTAAAACCGCTTCATAATACCATGGGTGTTGATGATATTATCAAAGAACTGGCTCATGAAGCGGGGATAGGGCAGTACTTTAACTTTACCTTGGAGCAGTTTTCGGACCAGATGTTAAAGCCCTTTAACGTAACCTTTAAACAACTTGTAGAAAAAGGCGTTATTGCCCTGGATGACGGGAAAACCGAGTACAAAGTTCCGGAAATCAAGACTGAGTCCGGCAAAATTGAACTTGCATCAAGTGCTTTTGAAAAAGCCGGTGCCAAAAAAGTTCCGACCTGGGTGCCGCCCGGTGTTACCGAAGGAAACGGCAAGCTTCGCTTCCTGCACGGTCATACTGCGGTTCATACCCATACTTCCACCTTTAATAACGAGTACCTGCATGCTCTCATGCCGGAAAACGTCCTTTGGATTAATACCCGGACGGCCGAAAAGCTCGGTATCAAAAACGGTGATTTAGTGGAAGTAAAATCGGATTACGGTAAAGTTACCATAAAAGCTAAAGTTACCGAAGCCATTCATCCCGATGCTGTTTTCATGGTTCACGGTTTTGGAGGTTTTTCACCTTACCAGAAAAAGGCGTATAAAAAAGGTGCCAGTACTTCCTTTATCATACCCTGCCACGTGGAACCGGTATCCGGAGCATCGGCCGACTGTGAAGTGCTGGTGGAGGTAAGAAAAGTTGGAGGTGGGGCAAATGCCTAA
- a CDS encoding LysR family transcriptional regulator has translation MNLYQFELFCQIAKVRSFTKAAKLMHLTQPAISAQVQAMENFYGTKLFERSATGVKLTPAGELVYKYAQHFLAEHEKLEREIDNLLGTNAQTIVIGASSTIGNFALPCNVWSFKEKYPEANIRIEVDNSKKVIDMVMEDKVDFGLAEGPEFTHPDLEVKKVGESQVVIITSPELPLARQDSITVEELKKLPLIMREPGSSVREVFFDAIKKAGVPAKELNIVLELGSFQGVLEAVKKGHGVSISCLEAIKKEFHRKELHYLTLKDMELTMPFLLVYRKDRAFSPLAKRFLRFIIGPAALEFC, from the coding sequence ATGAATTTATACCAGTTTGAACTTTTCTGTCAAATTGCTAAAGTAAGGAGTTTCACAAAAGCAGCGAAATTAATGCACCTGACCCAGCCGGCCATTTCCGCTCAGGTGCAGGCAATGGAAAATTTTTATGGCACCAAATTATTTGAGCGCTCGGCCACCGGGGTAAAGCTTACCCCCGCCGGGGAGCTGGTTTATAAGTATGCCCAGCACTTTTTGGCCGAACACGAAAAGTTAGAAAGGGAGATAGACAATTTACTTGGCACCAATGCCCAGACCATTGTCATTGGGGCCAGCTCCACTATCGGTAATTTTGCCCTTCCCTGCAACGTGTGGAGCTTTAAGGAAAAGTACCCGGAAGCCAATATTCGTATCGAAGTGGATAACTCAAAGAAGGTTATTGATATGGTAATGGAAGATAAGGTGGATTTTGGGCTGGCGGAAGGACCGGAGTTTACCCATCCCGATCTCGAAGTAAAAAAAGTCGGGGAAAGTCAGGTGGTAATAATCACCTCCCCCGAACTTCCCCTGGCCCGGCAAGATTCCATTACCGTTGAGGAATTAAAAAAGCTTCCTTTGATCATGCGGGAACCGGGTTCTTCGGTGCGGGAAGTGTTTTTTGACGCAATAAAAAAAGCCGGGGTCCCGGCCAAGGAGTTAAATATTGTTTTGGAACTGGGAAGCTTTCAAGGAGTTTTGGAAGCGGTAAAAAAAGGACACGGGGTATCAATTTCCTGTTTGGAAGCGATTAAAAAAGAGTTCCACCGCAAAGAACTCCACTACCTTACTTTAAAAGATATGGAACTTACCATGCCGTTTTTGCTGGTTTACCGCAAAGACCGCGCCTTTAGCCCGCTGGCAAAAAGGTTTTTAAGGTTTATTATTGGGCCTGCCGCTTTAGAATTTTGTTAA
- a CDS encoding YeeE/YedE thiosulfate transporter family protein yields MKKVDLGWSEIKGGIVLGILNILLLLTWGKPWVVTHILTDWGTWWLKVLGMHPEKWAYYQEVYPEAFFKTTLFSQENLLVVGTILGGLFAALWHNEFRPKKIKSPGKFFLGIFGGILMGFGARLALGCNIGNLVGGIASFSLHGWIFGGSLIIGTYLGILFLKKYIL; encoded by the coding sequence GTGAAAAAAGTTGATCTTGGCTGGTCGGAGATAAAGGGCGGCATAGTCCTCGGAATTTTGAATATCTTGCTTCTATTAACCTGGGGTAAGCCCTGGGTTGTTACCCACATCCTTACCGACTGGGGTACCTGGTGGTTGAAAGTTTTGGGCATGCATCCGGAAAAGTGGGCGTATTACCAGGAAGTTTATCCCGAGGCCTTTTTTAAAACCACTTTGTTTTCCCAGGAAAATCTCCTGGTGGTAGGGACTATTTTAGGAGGATTATTTGCTGCTCTGTGGCACAACGAATTTAGACCTAAAAAAATAAAGTCCCCGGGAAAATTTTTCCTGGGGATCTTTGGCGGTATATTAATGGGATTTGGGGCAAGGCTGGCCCTTGGCTGTAATATTGGCAACCTGGTAGGAGGAATCGCTTCTTTTTCGCTGCATGGCTGGATTTTTGGTGGTTCTCTGATTATCGGTACGTATCTTGGAATCTTGTTTTTAAAAAAATATATCCTTTAA
- a CDS encoding sulfurtransferase TusA family protein translates to MEIKIDLTGEVCPVPLWRVQEELKKLQPGDKITVITDFSRSVRNIVDLAVRLKYEYDLEEISPGIWEVSVIKG, encoded by the coding sequence ATGGAAATAAAAATAGATTTAACCGGCGAAGTTTGCCCGGTTCCCCTCTGGCGGGTGCAGGAAGAATTAAAAAAACTGCAACCGGGGGATAAGATTACCGTTATTACCGATTTTAGCCGTTCGGTGCGCAATATCGTTGATCTGGCGGTAAGGTTAAAGTACGAGTACGATTTAGAAGAAATTTCTCCGGGAATTTGGGAAGTCAGCGTTATTAAGGGGTAG
- a CDS encoding YeeE/YedE thiosulfate transporter family protein, translated as MQRKVAYGLLFFFLIVPLYFLANQNFTRAAVFALGIGFGYAVSRSRFCFASAFRDLIMFRDKAMSRGVTVLIAVSAAGFFVVQFLAVLQGNVPPGKINPVGWHLVIGGIIFGAGMVLAGGCVISTLVRVGEGFFHYWGVLLGIVIGSVLGAFGYGYWKDILISSQKFWLPGIIGWFPTLIIYAIIFFLLLKALREEM; from the coding sequence GTGCAAAGAAAGGTAGCTTACGGCTTATTATTTTTTTTCTTGATAGTTCCACTGTATTTTCTTGCAAATCAAAATTTTACCCGGGCGGCTGTCTTTGCTCTCGGCATTGGCTTTGGTTATGCCGTTAGCCGCTCCCGCTTTTGCTTTGCTTCGGCCTTTCGGGATTTAATTATGTTTCGGGATAAAGCCATGAGCCGGGGAGTTACGGTGTTAATTGCTGTTTCGGCTGCCGGCTTTTTTGTCGTTCAGTTTTTGGCAGTCTTACAGGGGAACGTACCTCCCGGGAAAATAAATCCGGTGGGCTGGCATCTGGTGATTGGCGGCATTATTTTTGGCGCCGGCATGGTCTTAGCCGGTGGCTGTGTGATTAGCACTTTGGTACGGGTGGGAGAGGGATTTTTCCACTACTGGGGAGTATTACTGGGAATAGTAATTGGTTCGGTTCTTGGGGCGTTTGGTTACGGGTACTGGAAGGATATATTAATATCCTCGCAAAAATTCTGGCTGCCCGGCATTATCGGCTGGTTCCCGACACTTATTATTTATGCAATAATATTTTTCCTTTTACTTAAAGCCTTACGGGAGGAAATGTAA
- a CDS encoding phosphoglucomutase/phosphomannomutase family protein, whose protein sequence is MIKFGTDGWRGIIAKDFTFASLEKVTLGLAAYLQEKYRAGAVVVGYDCRFLSEHFAETVAEILLKSGFDVYLPEKFVPTPYVAFAINKLKAIGGVMLTASHNPPEYNGFKFIPDYAGPALPDITDRLEQLINAGAVPSLKEKGKKLTLNLESAYVDHLKKLTGLNYGQGTVVVDPMYGAGQGYLEKVLTDFGYTVSTIRNYRDPLFGGSMPEPKQKELKPLVEAIKNKKADLGLALDGDADRFGIVEGERLFTANEVLILTYHYLIESGRGGDVARTVPTTHLLDKMARANGFNVIETPVGFKYIGKALREGAVLGGEESGGLSIAGHVPEKDGILADLLAVKIREFFKKPLTEVLEDVYTRYGRSYTRRDDYRTTPEQKEEILKRLSSLKLTEIAGEKVLRESRVDGMKWELASGSFVLVRASGTEPVFRIYGEAESEEKLDLLLNEIKMVVLGTVL, encoded by the coding sequence GTGATTAAATTTGGTACCGATGGGTGGAGGGGCATTATTGCTAAAGATTTTACCTTTGCCAGTTTAGAAAAGGTAACCCTGGGATTAGCCGCTTATTTACAGGAGAAATATCGAGCTGGAGCGGTAGTAGTGGGTTATGACTGCCGCTTTTTATCGGAGCATTTTGCTGAGACGGTAGCGGAAATTCTTTTAAAAAGCGGCTTTGATGTTTACCTTCCGGAGAAGTTTGTGCCGACACCTTACGTGGCTTTTGCAATAAACAAACTTAAGGCCATAGGCGGGGTAATGCTAACTGCCAGCCATAACCCGCCGGAGTACAACGGCTTTAAATTCATCCCCGATTACGCAGGACCGGCGTTACCTGATATAACCGATCGCCTGGAGCAGCTCATAAATGCCGGGGCAGTTCCTTCTTTAAAGGAAAAGGGGAAAAAATTAACGTTAAATTTAGAGAGTGCCTACGTTGACCACCTAAAAAAGCTTACCGGTCTAAACTACGGACAGGGTACGGTAGTCGTGGACCCGATGTACGGAGCGGGACAGGGGTATCTGGAAAAAGTTTTAACGGACTTCGGTTATACCGTAAGTACTATTAGAAACTACCGGGATCCCCTTTTTGGCGGGAGCATGCCCGAACCCAAACAAAAAGAACTAAAACCTCTTGTCGAAGCAATAAAAAATAAAAAGGCCGACCTGGGCCTTGCTTTAGATGGTGATGCCGACCGCTTTGGAATTGTCGAAGGTGAGCGGCTTTTTACTGCTAACGAAGTTTTAATCCTTACTTACCATTACCTGATTGAAAGCGGCAGGGGAGGAGATGTAGCCCGGACCGTTCCTACCACCCACCTTTTAGATAAAATGGCCCGGGCCAATGGTTTTAACGTAATTGAAACGCCCGTTGGCTTTAAGTACATCGGTAAAGCCCTGAGGGAAGGAGCGGTGTTAGGCGGCGAAGAATCGGGAGGATTATCCATTGCCGGACATGTGCCGGAAAAAGACGGGATTTTGGCCGATTTACTGGCGGTAAAAATCCGGGAATTCTTTAAAAAGCCTTTAACTGAAGTTTTAGAAGATGTTTATACCCGCTACGGCCGGTCCTATACTCGCCGGGACGATTACAGAACAACCCCCGAACAAAAAGAAGAAATCTTAAAGCGGCTGTCTTCATTAAAACTAACAGAAATTGCCGGAGAAAAAGTACTTCGGGAAAGCCGCGTTGATGGAATGAAGTGGGAACTTGCGAGCGGAAGCTTTGTTCTGGTCCGGGCTTCCGGTACCGAGCCGGTCTTTAGAATCTACGGCGAAGCTGAAAGCGAAGAAAAATTAGACCTCCTCTTAAACGAAATAAAAATGGTGGTTTTAGGGACGGTTCTGTGA
- a CDS encoding DUF421 domain-containing protein, with protein sequence MHDLTEVILRSIAAFIAVLVITKLIGKSQLGQLTISDYINGIVIGSIAANVAVDLRTNVIHYLTGMVAFGALTIFVQWASLKNRNIRKLLQDEPTIVVHNGKILEHNMKLMRYTMDDLMMQLREKGAFNIADVEFAIAEPNGELSVLLKSPKRPLTPEDLGLDPPYEGIPAELVVDGELIEQNFEQHGISKQWFFHYLKEQGINDIKDVAYAQIDANGQVYIDLKHDKLTMTVDITDKKPRRKGG encoded by the coding sequence GTGCACGACTTAACAGAAGTAATCCTTCGGTCAATTGCAGCTTTTATAGCAGTGCTGGTAATTACCAAATTAATTGGGAAATCCCAGCTGGGGCAGCTTACCATTTCCGATTATATAAACGGCATTGTCATTGGCTCGATTGCTGCCAATGTGGCGGTGGATTTGCGCACCAACGTGATTCATTACCTGACAGGAATGGTAGCCTTTGGGGCGCTGACGATTTTTGTCCAGTGGGCAAGCTTAAAAAACCGGAATATTAGAAAACTTTTACAGGACGAGCCGACTATTGTCGTTCACAACGGAAAAATATTGGAACATAACATGAAATTAATGCGGTATACGATGGACGATTTAATGATGCAACTGCGGGAAAAGGGTGCTTTTAACATTGCTGACGTGGAGTTTGCCATTGCGGAACCCAACGGAGAGCTTTCGGTATTGCTTAAATCTCCCAAGCGCCCGCTAACCCCCGAAGACCTGGGCTTAGATCCGCCATACGAAGGAATTCCGGCAGAACTGGTGGTTGACGGAGAACTAATTGAACAAAATTTTGAACAGCATGGAATATCCAAACAATGGTTTTTTCATTACTTAAAAGAACAGGGGATAAACGATATTAAAGATGTCGCCTATGCTCAAATCGATGCTAATGGCCAGGTTTATATTGACTTAAAACACGATAAGCTTACCATGACGGTGGATATTACCGATAAAAAACCAAGGAGAAAAGGGGGATAA
- the galU gene encoding UTP--glucose-1-phosphate uridylyltransferase GalU — protein MKIKKAIIPAAGLGVRFLPATKAQPKEMLPIVDKPTIQYIVEEAVASGIEDILIVTGKNKRAIEDHFDKSPELEMYLEKRGKEDLLEIVRSIGNMVDIHYVRQKEPLGLGHAIYCARKFIGNEPFAVLLGDDLMKARTPVLKQMIDLYEKVEASIVAVQAVEPREVSKYGIIKAEEVGERLYRVYDLVEKPKPEEAPSNLAVMGRYIIEPEIFEFLEKTPPGAGGEIQLTDALRMLCQVKPIYGYVYEGLRYDVGDKLGFLKATVEFALDREELAQGFKAYLKELVEKEIK, from the coding sequence ATGAAAATTAAAAAAGCCATTATTCCTGCAGCGGGACTTGGAGTTAGGTTTTTGCCGGCAACTAAAGCTCAGCCCAAGGAAATGCTTCCTATTGTAGATAAACCAACGATTCAGTACATCGTGGAAGAAGCGGTGGCGTCGGGGATAGAGGACATTTTAATCGTTACCGGTAAAAACAAACGGGCTATTGAAGACCATTTTGACAAGTCGCCGGAATTGGAAATGTATCTGGAAAAAAGAGGAAAGGAAGACCTTTTAGAAATAGTCCGTTCCATCGGAAATATGGTGGACATCCATTACGTGCGGCAAAAAGAGCCTTTAGGTCTTGGCCATGCTATTTACTGCGCCCGGAAATTTATCGGCAATGAACCGTTTGCTGTTTTACTCGGGGATGACTTAATGAAGGCCAGGACTCCGGTCTTAAAGCAGATGATCGACTTATACGAAAAAGTGGAAGCGAGTATCGTAGCGGTACAGGCCGTGGAGCCCCGGGAAGTAAGCAAGTACGGAATTATAAAGGCCGAGGAGGTCGGAGAGCGTTTGTACCGGGTGTATGACCTGGTAGAAAAGCCAAAGCCGGAAGAAGCGCCCTCGAACCTGGCGGTAATGGGGCGCTACATAATTGAACCGGAAATTTTTGAGTTCCTGGAAAAAACTCCCCCCGGAGCCGGCGGCGAAATACAGTTGACCGATGCTCTAAGAATGCTCTGTCAGGTGAAACCTATATACGGCTATGTTTATGAAGGATTGCGTTACGATGTGGGCGATAAACTGGGCTTTTTGAAAGCAACTGTCGAGTTTGCCCTGGACCGGGAGGAGCTGGCTCAAGGTTTTAAAGCTTACTTAAAAGAATTAGTGGAAAAGGAGATAAAATAA
- a CDS encoding iron-containing alcohol dehydrogenase family protein: MPLFNRFISLPLFIRIEENLRYHLKNVIRESNFYFENPLFITGGANTWGIAEEVSRGFEAERYNFYQVGDNSLQEISNLKEKINTVNPDLLVAVGGGRVIDVAKVVATEKLLPLITFPTTLANDGVVSPVAVIRDGEKLRSIGVNMPVGVLIDLQVIKNSPVKLLKAGIGDLISNITALNDWELACQKGKDKMDGFAYMLSEKAASSILNYSGDNLLAPEFLKLLAEGLVLSGIAMAIAGNSRPASGAEHLISHALDKLFDRPALHGEQVGVAALFTAALQGKNFKELLNFYRKFGLWENPQSIGLNKQQFLEAVYLAPSMRPERYTVLNEDVVQKAAEIYDEVYGNLP; this comes from the coding sequence ATGCCGTTATTTAACCGGTTTATAAGTTTACCGCTTTTTATCCGTATCGAGGAAAACCTCCGTTATCATTTAAAAAACGTTATCCGGGAAAGTAACTTTTATTTTGAAAACCCTCTCTTTATAACTGGGGGAGCAAATACCTGGGGGATTGCGGAAGAAGTTTCCCGGGGCTTTGAGGCGGAAAGATATAATTTTTACCAGGTAGGGGATAACTCTTTACAGGAAATTAGTAACTTAAAGGAAAAAATAAATACGGTGAACCCCGATTTGCTGGTAGCTGTAGGGGGTGGACGGGTTATCGATGTGGCAAAAGTGGTGGCAACGGAAAAGTTGTTACCCCTTATCACTTTTCCCACGACCTTAGCTAATGACGGGGTGGTAAGCCCGGTGGCGGTAATCCGGGATGGAGAAAAGCTCCGCAGTATTGGAGTTAACATGCCGGTTGGGGTATTGATTGATTTGCAGGTCATTAAAAACTCTCCGGTGAAGCTATTAAAAGCGGGGATCGGGGACTTAATCTCGAATATAACTGCCTTAAACGACTGGGAGCTGGCCTGTCAAAAGGGTAAAGATAAAATGGATGGTTTTGCTTACATGCTTTCGGAAAAAGCGGCTTCATCGATTTTAAATTATTCGGGAGATAACCTTTTAGCACCGGAATTTTTAAAGCTTTTAGCGGAAGGTTTGGTTTTATCCGGGATTGCGATGGCGATTGCCGGAAACAGCCGGCCGGCGAGCGGAGCCGAACATTTAATCAGCCATGCTTTAGATAAACTTTTTGACCGTCCGGCCCTTCACGGTGAGCAGGTAGGGGTGGCGGCGTTGTTTACCGCTGCCCTGCAGGGGAAAAACTTCAAAGAACTTTTAAACTTTTATCGAAAATTCGGGTTATGGGAAAATCCGCAAAGTATCGGCCTTAACAAACAGCAATTTTTAGAAGCGGTTTACCTTGCCCCCTCTATGCGACCGGAGCGTTACACCGTTTTAAACGAAGATGTTGTGCAAAAAGCGGCAGAAATTTACGATGAAGTCTATGGTAATTTGCCATAA
- a CDS encoding NTP transferase domain-containing protein has product MKLVILAAGVGSRLYPLTSDRPKAMIEINGKTIIEKQIEQALKRGIKAEDIYVVGGYRIEALKKVLPPGVKLIENPEYNTKNNVYSVALLKDHLSDGFILFNSDVVFAPQILDELFSENYPDVLVVDDVNPLDEEDMKVVIEDGFITHISKKVNPREAQGEYIGILRFSRDIARKVINRCWEMVEAGEVNGWYETALNTLLPELKIRPVSTRGYLWTEIDDFKDLEYAREIAQKINW; this is encoded by the coding sequence GTGAAACTGGTTATCTTGGCTGCTGGAGTGGGAAGTCGGCTTTATCCTTTAACTTCCGACCGGCCGAAAGCGATGATTGAGATAAACGGCAAGACCATAATTGAAAAACAAATTGAGCAAGCGCTAAAAAGGGGAATTAAAGCGGAAGATATTTATGTAGTTGGGGGTTACCGGATTGAAGCTTTAAAAAAAGTACTGCCGCCCGGGGTAAAGCTTATTGAAAACCCTGAGTACAATACCAAAAATAACGTGTATTCGGTGGCTCTGTTAAAAGATCACTTATCCGACGGTTTTATCCTTTTTAATTCCGATGTAGTTTTTGCTCCGCAAATATTGGATGAGCTTTTTTCAGAAAATTATCCCGATGTACTGGTGGTAGATGACGTTAACCCGTTAGATGAAGAAGATATGAAAGTAGTTATTGAAGATGGCTTTATAACCCATATCAGCAAAAAGGTAAATCCCCGCGAAGCGCAGGGAGAATATATAGGAATTTTAAGGTTTAGCCGGGATATAGCTCGAAAGGTAATTAATCGCTGCTGGGAAATGGTGGAGGCCGGGGAAGTAAACGGCTGGTACGAAACTGCCTTAAATACTCTTTTACCGGAGCTGAAAATTCGCCCGGTATCTACCCGGGGTTATTTATGGACGGAAATTGATGATTTTAAAGATTTAGAATATGCCCGGGAAATAGCTCAAAAAATCAACTGGTAA
- a CDS encoding WecB/TagA/CpsF family glycosyltransferase produces MAVIKIYDFPVASLSLNEAVNKVIKLIEERRKAHIITINPEMIYAALNNPDLKQLVLNADLILPDGVGIVLAGKIKGQSFKERVPGIELVEGVIRKKDNLKVYLIGAKPGVAEKAAIKLLEFNNTVEIVGIENGYFTNDEEKIEQIIKGNPELVLVGMGFPRQEIFIRNLLAKSPEPMVAVGIGGSFDVWAGVTKRAPKFMQKAGLEWLWRLIQEPWRYKRMMVLPKFALKVLVDYKLRGRKDW; encoded by the coding sequence ATGGCGGTAATAAAAATTTATGATTTTCCGGTTGCCAGCTTAAGTTTAAACGAAGCGGTAAATAAGGTGATAAAATTAATAGAAGAAAGAAGGAAAGCCCATATCATCACTATTAATCCGGAAATGATTTATGCAGCCTTAAATAATCCGGATTTAAAACAATTAGTTTTAAACGCCGACTTAATCCTGCCCGATGGGGTGGGGATAGTTTTAGCCGGGAAGATAAAAGGCCAATCGTTTAAAGAGAGGGTACCGGGGATTGAGCTTGTGGAAGGGGTTATCCGAAAAAAAGACAATTTGAAAGTGTATTTAATTGGCGCCAAGCCCGGTGTTGCGGAAAAAGCAGCAATTAAATTACTGGAATTTAACAATACAGTTGAAATTGTGGGTATTGAAAACGGCTATTTTACCAATGATGAGGAAAAAATCGAACAAATAATTAAAGGCAATCCCGAACTTGTTTTGGTTGGAATGGGATTTCCGAGACAAGAAATTTTTATCAGAAATTTACTTGCTAAATCCCCTGAGCCCATGGTAGCAGTGGGAATTGGCGGAAGCTTTGATGTCTGGGCGGGGGTTACCAAAAGAGCTCCCAAATTCATGCAAAAAGCAGGTCTGGAGTGGCTCTGGCGGTTAATCCAGGAGCCCTGGCGGTACAAAAGAATGATGGTTTTACCGAAATTTGCCCTGAAAGTGCTGGTTGATTACAAGTTGCGGGGGAGGAAAGATTGGTGA